A single Kribbella aluminosa DNA region contains:
- a CDS encoding amino acid ABC transporter ATP-binding protein, with protein sequence MALVEIKNLHKSFGSNHVLRGIDFTVEQGEVVCVIGPSGSGKSTLLRCVNLLEVPQEGKVFVRGEDITDRDCHLDAARQQIGMVFQQFNLFPHLSVLANCTIAQTTVLKRSKAEAEKVARANLDRVGLNDKVAAYPMQLSGGQQQRVAIARALSMDPALMLFDEPTSALDPELVGDVLTVMRKLALDGMTMLVVTHEMAFAREVADRVVFMDGGVIVEQGPPADVIGAPKEERTRTFLRRVLDPTHVEPAD encoded by the coding sequence ATGGCACTGGTGGAGATCAAGAACCTGCACAAGTCGTTCGGCAGCAACCACGTCCTGCGCGGCATCGACTTCACCGTCGAGCAGGGCGAGGTGGTCTGCGTGATCGGGCCGTCCGGCTCAGGCAAGTCGACCCTGCTGCGTTGCGTCAACCTGCTCGAAGTACCGCAGGAGGGCAAGGTCTTCGTCCGTGGTGAGGACATCACCGACCGGGATTGCCACCTGGACGCCGCTCGGCAGCAGATCGGTATGGTGTTCCAGCAGTTCAACCTCTTCCCGCATCTGTCGGTGCTGGCCAACTGCACAATCGCGCAAACGACCGTACTGAAGCGCAGTAAGGCCGAAGCGGAGAAGGTCGCCCGGGCCAACCTGGACCGGGTCGGCTTGAACGACAAGGTGGCCGCCTATCCGATGCAGCTGTCCGGTGGTCAGCAGCAGCGGGTCGCGATCGCCCGGGCGCTGTCGATGGACCCGGCGCTGATGCTGTTCGACGAGCCGACGTCCGCGCTCGACCCCGAGCTTGTCGGCGACGTCCTGACCGTGATGCGCAAGCTCGCGCTGGACGGCATGACGATGCTGGTCGTCACCCACGAGATGGCGTTCGCCCGGGAGGTCGCGGACCGGGTGGTGTTCATGGACGGCGGCGTGATCGTCGAACAGGGACCGCCGGCGGACGTGATCGGCGCTCCGAAGGAGGAGCGCACCCGTACCTTCCTCCGCCGGGTACTGGATCCGACGCACGTGGAACCGGCCGACTGA
- a CDS encoding ABC transporter substrate-binding protein, whose amino-acid sequence MSVLRRTLVLSGVLVLAAAGCGSNSLGGSSTSPSTAPSSAPSSAPSSSGPDLSGSLPPKIKAAGKIVVGVDATYRPNEFLQGGKTVIGMDVDLFDAVAQKFGVTVEWQPATFSTIITGVQGGKYDMGISSFTINAERKKQVNMVSYFSAGTLWAVKKGNPKGVNADDACGKTVGVQTGTTQQQTDLPIRQKKCKDSGKPAINVLPRDKQDQATADLASGKTDAMLADSPVVLDAIKQTNGQLEQLGQIYGAAPYGYVIPKSETAFAQAIIKALQALNTDGTYKSILQKWNNGSGAITDFAVNP is encoded by the coding sequence ATGTCTGTCCTGCGTAGGACGCTGGTGCTGTCCGGTGTCCTGGTTCTCGCCGCCGCCGGCTGTGGTTCGAACTCTCTCGGTGGTTCGTCCACCTCTCCGTCGACCGCCCCGTCGAGCGCCCCCTCCAGCGCACCGTCGAGCAGCGGACCGGACTTGAGTGGCTCGCTGCCGCCGAAGATCAAGGCGGCCGGCAAGATCGTCGTCGGGGTCGACGCGACGTACCGGCCGAACGAGTTCCTGCAGGGCGGGAAGACCGTGATCGGCATGGACGTCGACCTGTTCGACGCGGTGGCGCAGAAGTTCGGAGTCACGGTCGAGTGGCAGCCCGCGACGTTCAGCACGATCATCACCGGCGTCCAGGGTGGCAAGTACGACATGGGAATCTCGTCGTTCACGATCAACGCCGAGCGCAAGAAGCAGGTCAACATGGTCAGCTACTTCAGCGCCGGCACGCTCTGGGCCGTCAAGAAGGGCAACCCGAAGGGCGTGAACGCCGACGACGCCTGCGGAAAGACCGTCGGCGTGCAGACCGGTACGACGCAGCAGCAGACCGACCTGCCGATCCGCCAGAAGAAGTGCAAGGACTCCGGCAAGCCGGCGATCAACGTGCTGCCACGGGACAAGCAGGACCAGGCGACCGCGGACCTGGCGTCCGGCAAGACCGACGCGATGCTCGCCGACTCCCCCGTCGTACTGGACGCGATCAAGCAGACCAACGGCCAGCTCGAGCAGCTCGGCCAGATCTACGGCGCGGCGCCGTACGGCTACGTGATCCCGAAGTCGGAGACCGCGTTCGCGCAGGCGATCATCAAGGCACTGCAGGCGCTGAACACCGACGGCACGTACAAGTCGATTCTGCAGAAGTGGAACAACGGCTCGGGTGCCATCACCGACTTCGCCGTGAACCCGTGA
- a CDS encoding amino acid ABC transporter permease — translation MSTETEARPQDAAPDRPGAIEAVPVRHPGRWVAIAMIAVLAAMLLHLLVTNSAFDWKFVFQAMNQQPVINGFLKGTLLVTALSMVVGVGGGVLLAVMRLSDNPILAGVSWVFTWFFRSIPRYILLFTMGTLGILFPQGISVGFPFDWKLIGWFGLSGDWRFLNLDANQVFTGLIAGVIGLGLSEAAYMAEIARAGIMSVDPGQAEAAQALGMSSGKVMRRVVLPQAMRVIVPPTGNETIAMLKDTSLLVAVPVIGELFYQLQSIGSNFYKTFPIAVAATLYYLAATSVLMVGQYFLERHFGRGFGTTKTPRAARPAGAGGA, via the coding sequence ATGAGCACCGAAACCGAAGCACGGCCGCAGGACGCCGCTCCTGACCGGCCGGGCGCGATCGAGGCCGTGCCGGTCCGGCATCCCGGCCGATGGGTCGCGATCGCGATGATCGCGGTTCTGGCCGCGATGCTGCTGCACCTGCTGGTGACCAACAGCGCCTTCGACTGGAAGTTCGTCTTCCAGGCCATGAACCAGCAGCCGGTGATCAACGGCTTCCTGAAGGGCACGCTGCTGGTCACCGCACTGTCGATGGTCGTCGGCGTCGGCGGCGGCGTGCTGCTGGCCGTGATGCGGCTGTCGGACAACCCGATCCTGGCCGGCGTGTCGTGGGTGTTCACCTGGTTCTTCCGGAGCATCCCGCGGTACATCCTGCTGTTCACCATGGGCACGCTCGGAATCCTGTTCCCGCAGGGCATCTCCGTCGGCTTCCCGTTCGACTGGAAGCTGATCGGCTGGTTCGGGCTGTCCGGTGACTGGCGTTTCCTGAACCTGGACGCCAATCAGGTGTTCACCGGGCTGATCGCCGGTGTGATCGGGCTCGGCCTCTCCGAGGCGGCGTACATGGCCGAGATCGCCCGGGCCGGGATCATGAGCGTCGACCCCGGGCAGGCCGAGGCCGCCCAGGCACTCGGGATGAGCAGCGGCAAGGTGATGCGCCGGGTCGTGCTGCCGCAGGCGATGCGGGTGATCGTGCCGCCGACGGGCAACGAGACCATCGCGATGCTGAAGGACACCTCGCTGCTGGTCGCGGTGCCGGTGATCGGCGAGCTGTTCTACCAGCTGCAGTCGATCGGCAGCAACTTCTACAAGACGTTCCCGATCGCGGTCGCGGCGACGCTGTACTACCTGGCCGCGACGAGTGTGCTGATGGTCGGGCAGTACTTCCTGGAGCGGCACTTCGGCCGCGGCTTCGGGACCACGAAGACCCCGCGGGCCGCGCGGCCCGCAGGCGCGGGAGGTGCGTGA
- a CDS encoding amino acid ABC transporter ATP-binding protein, translating into MTAAAAAEPAKPLTKGLVHAVNVTKSFHHNEVLKGIDLDVERGQVVCLLGPSGSGKTTFLRCINQLETIDGGRIWVDDELMGYADRNGKLYRLKSKEIAAQRREIGMVFQRFNLFPHKTALENIVEAPTQVRGEAKKGARERAMKLLDRVGLADRCNAYPAQLSGGQQQRVAIARALAMQPKLMLFDEPTSALDPELVGEVLAVMRELALDGMTMIVVTHEMSFARDVADTVVFMDAGVVVESGSPNDVLRNPQHSRTQAFLTRLRSEHEHP; encoded by the coding sequence ATGACAGCCGCTGCGGCCGCTGAGCCGGCCAAGCCGTTGACCAAAGGGCTCGTACACGCGGTCAACGTGACCAAGTCCTTCCACCACAACGAGGTGCTGAAGGGCATCGACCTGGACGTCGAACGCGGCCAGGTGGTCTGTCTGCTCGGCCCGTCCGGCTCCGGCAAGACCACCTTCCTGCGCTGCATCAACCAGCTCGAGACGATCGACGGCGGCCGGATCTGGGTCGACGACGAGCTGATGGGGTACGCCGACCGGAACGGGAAGCTGTACCGGCTGAAGAGCAAGGAGATCGCGGCGCAGCGGCGCGAGATCGGGATGGTGTTCCAGCGGTTCAACCTGTTCCCGCACAAGACCGCGCTGGAGAACATCGTCGAGGCGCCGACCCAGGTCCGGGGTGAGGCCAAGAAGGGCGCTCGGGAACGGGCGATGAAGCTGCTCGACCGGGTCGGCCTCGCGGACCGCTGCAACGCGTATCCGGCGCAGTTGTCCGGCGGTCAGCAGCAGCGGGTCGCGATCGCCCGGGCGCTGGCGATGCAGCCGAAGCTGATGCTGTTCGACGAGCCGACGTCGGCCCTCGACCCCGAGCTTGTCGGTGAGGTGCTGGCGGTGATGCGCGAGCTGGCGCTGGACGGGATGACGATGATCGTGGTCACCCACGAGATGTCGTTCGCCCGGGACGTCGCGGACACCGTCGTCTTCATGGACGCCGGCGTCGTCGTCGAGTCGGGATCACCGAACGACGTGCTCCGCAACCCGCAGCACTCCCGCACCCAGGCCTTCCTCACCCGCCTCCGCTCGGAGCACGAACATCCGTAA